The following proteins come from a genomic window of Streptomyces sp. GS7:
- a CDS encoding TetR/AcrR family transcriptional regulator, with the protein MDSSSANNGKGKSSASSTSGGRRARRVRMTGAERREQLLDIGRTLFAERGYEGTSVEEIAAKAGVSKPVVYEHFGGKEGLYAVVVDREMRQLLDMVTGALTAGHPRELLEQAAFALLDYIETFTDGFRILVRDSPVAQSTGTFASLISDIATQVEDILGLEFKARGFDPKLAPLYAQALVGMVALTGQWWVDTRKPKKAEVAAHLVNLAWHGLGNLEAKPRLIGHRKN; encoded by the coding sequence ATCGACAGCAGCAGCGCGAACAACGGCAAGGGAAAGTCCTCCGCGTCCTCGACGTCCGGGGGCCGGCGCGCACGCCGGGTGCGGATGACCGGTGCGGAGCGCCGGGAGCAGTTGCTGGACATCGGCCGCACGCTGTTCGCCGAGCGTGGCTACGAGGGCACGTCCGTCGAGGAGATCGCCGCCAAGGCCGGGGTGTCCAAGCCCGTGGTCTACGAGCACTTCGGCGGCAAGGAGGGGCTGTACGCGGTGGTCGTGGACCGCGAGATGCGGCAGCTGCTGGACATGGTGACCGGTGCGCTGACCGCCGGCCATCCGCGCGAGCTGCTGGAACAGGCCGCGTTCGCGCTCCTCGACTACATCGAGACGTTCACGGACGGCTTCCGCATCCTCGTCCGCGACTCGCCGGTCGCCCAGTCGACCGGCACCTTCGCGTCCCTGATCAGCGATATCGCCACCCAGGTCGAGGACATCCTCGGGCTGGAGTTCAAGGCGCGCGGCTTCGATCCGAAGCTGGCCCCGCTGTACGCGCAGGCCCTGGTCGGCATGGTGGCGCTGACCGGTCAGTGGTGGGTCGACACCCGCAAGCCGAAGAAGGCGGAGGTGGCGGCGCACCTGGTGAACCTGGCGTGGCACGGGCTGGGCAATCTGGAGGCCAAGCCGCGGCTGATAGGGCACCGCAAGAACTAG